The sequence below is a genomic window from Oreochromis aureus strain Israel breed Guangdong linkage group 12, ZZ_aureus, whole genome shotgun sequence.
TTTTCTAAGAGTAAATATACTGAAACTCAGAAACTTTGTGTCTGGACTGAATGAATTTGTCTTGGTTGAGGCTGGTCTTTTTAATAACTCCTTCTGTTTATAATGTTGCTATTTTACTACTTTGTTGGATACCTGACTGTGTTATGGTATattaattgtttatttattgttgtttgctGGATTGTTGTATGATTTCTGCCACCTATCCAGCAACCATCCTTCAACCTTTTCTGTCATATCTGTATAATTCATGATGATCAATAAATAtgaacacttaaaaaaatgtttttcactgaGAAAATGGGAAATTAATAGTTTTTTCCCTGTGCttctgtatttaaaattgaaacaaaaaaaagaacagaaatgcCTCAATCCAGCATTCTTTgaaatggccagcagggggcgacttaAATGGTTACAAAAAGATGTCTATAAAAgaaatctataaaaaaaaaatattactacAGACAGAATTTCTCATAATCTCACAAAACACTTTCATGGTGAGTTTATGGTCCCAATTTTTAgtttcaatttttttatttaatagaacatgatttcagtttgtgtcttttttaaaagaatatttattttcattttgtatactatgaaataaaaacctaaaaaactTAGATATGTGATTTCTGAAATCAGTTTTCATGGATATGCTGTAAACAGCAGATACTTTTAATATATACTAGTATACTCTGGGGTGTCCCCTTAGTCTGACTGGTAACTGGTTTTACTCCAGCAACTTTATTATATGCGCCCTTTCATACTATAATTTATTTATGTCATAAAATCAAATACATTTCAATTTAGTGGAAGCGTCCTCAGAGCATAGTTTACATATATATGAAGGTGGGAGGGGGCACATGATTACTTTCTGTAACAAAGATACtaaacacatacagacagatTAACAATTTACCTGCAACAGCCTGAAGCAGTCCACAGATGTTGAATATGCTCTTCTTCAGgatgctctgaaaacacagGCTGAAGATGGAGATAAAGGCCACACACCCAAGCACTAATGTCCCCGCTGCCAGAAACAACATGGCAGCCTGCCAGAAACCGCTGGCCACTTCTCCAAATGTTGTGGCATAGGGCCCACAGTTCACCTGCGGGGTCCCAATACGAAGGCAGCGGTTGTAAAGGCCGAGAGACGGCCGGTATCCGGAGTCCACTCCTGCCCTGATCCCGCTGGTGTCATTCCGAGGCGATCCCAGCAACCAGTCCGGGCTCATGAATGCGATGAGCTCAGCAAACGCCACTACAATGCTGAGTAGGGTCCACAGCATGGAACGGCATGTTACAATAACATGGCACATGGCTTTAGCTCAGagaaggtaaaaaacaatgatGAAAAACTTAATAAAAATTCTTGAAGCCCTTTAAGCTATTGGAGAGTTTTACTTCCCTTCCTTAGAAAGAGAAAGGTCTGTTAGGTTCCCTGCGCAGATCCAGATGGGCTGCTGATCTTATCCTCTCAGAGCAGATGTTGTCCCTTCTCTCACCTCTTCTTTGCCTTCTTCCTCTTTGAGGTAATGTTTGGCTTCAGACATCCCAAATGGCGACAGTGCACCAAATCAGCTTCCTTTAGTCATGATACCACCTGAACAGCAAGCCTAAATGAACAGAGACACACTGAAGTCAGCAACACAACACGGTATAAGAAACATCTACAAATGATTCTCCAGCAACTATGAATCATTACGCTCCTCCTTAGGCTTTCCAGATGACAAACAGTGTCCAATTTGTACCTCTGTCATCAAACATTCATCCTTACCAAAAGCCTACTCCCAAAGCGCTACTTTAAAGTCACAAACAGCTTGTTATGAGTGTGTAATAAGGCAAACTTCCCAGTGTGTGCTAGAACAGTCATGATGAATCACAATGCAGAGTTTATTCTGTCCTCGTTTTACTCATGGTAGACATCTGGCTGGTTGATTTTATCTGCAATGGGATAGAAACTGTGTGTTTTGCCACTAAGCAGTTATTAGCACAGAGCAATGCAAAACTCTGTTACAGCATGCCACATCTGACAGAATCAAACAAAAGCCACTTTCAGTATTCACTAAAGTGGGTGGCTCCACATTTTTGATTTGGTAGATTTTATTTTTGGCCAGATGCCTTTCCTGACGCAACCCCCGAggaatttgtgtctcctcctggacTCAAACCATGAATCTTTCACTTGggaaatgtgtaaaccactacactatggagcCACTGATAGGATCACACAATATAATGTGCCATATCCTCGCCGCTGTCACAGGCAGACACAACATCAATGGGATCCTTCAGTTCACTGCTTAAATTACAGCCTGAATAAATGAATGTACATCAGCATTAGTTATTGGCTTTCATCAAGCTTAGCAAAGCAGAATCcatttctttgttctttattcAACAGAAATAAAATCTGTATTCGTGCAATGGGCATAAGTCCCAACAATCAACGGCACTGTTGCTGCGTTATGATTTACTTGCTGTGACCATATTAGCCTCGACGCATCCTTGGTCTTAGGGGAGCAATGAAGTTTCTTGGAAACCCTCTGATGTCATGAACCAGCTGCATGATGCATACAGAAAAATATGCAGGATGTATCATCTTCACTATCTTGGCAGATCTTACTGGTAGAGCCAAGGGAAGCCTGTGTCTGTGCATTCCCCCAGACAGGCTTTAAAGATTATATTAACCTTAATTATATCCATATAATATatcaattattattttaattcatCGCTGCTAGTACGTAGCCACAAACAGAATGCTTTACTTAAAGGTTTTGAGAACCTAAACTCAACAGATATTAATAGCATTTAACCACTGGTGCAGCTTGGTTTGCCGATTTCAAGCTAAGCAGCATTTCTTTGAACTGTAAGAGGAAGCCACAGTTGTTCAAACCACAAAacctcttgctgtgaggcaacagtgatAACCAAAGCACCACAGTGTTGCCCTGCATTTCACAACTGAATTAAGAATTAATTTGCAGCTCACCAACAAGAATCTGCttcagtgatcagctgtgatGCCGCTCTGCTACATGTGCTGCAGACATTGGCAAGCATATTATAGAGAACTGAATCTTTTACAAAAAGTGAAGAGCACAGCAAACTAGCTTAGGCTATAAATGCTGTGGTGTTACCTAATTACTAATACTTGTCCCtttgtaaaaataaactaaactaacTAAACCTTCATTCATTTTCTAGTTCTGCAAAAGCAAAGAACTAAAAAAAATTTCGTGTCTTTTGTACAAAGGGAGTGGGAGATATTTCAGAGATCTCAAAATCTGGAACCATAAAACCAAACGAATATTTTTGGCACAGCTTGACACCACTGGAGTTAAGACAGAAAGGGTTCTCCCGTCTGTATCAGTTATGAGAAACCATTAATCAGGCACTTTATAGAGCCGTAACTTTCACATAGAAGGGAGGAGAGGCTTGTTTAACTAATAGGAGCCGATGTTATTGCTCTAATTCTTGCTGAATGTGTCATTTTGCCAGTGATGAGAAGTtcagcacaaaaaaaattaattaagagCTATAAGTCACTCTGGTGACCTGCCGGGAATACTCCAAGTACAGCACCAGGAATCACATAATCAACCCTCCAGCCTCAATTAAAGACGGTAAATCATTACACCACATCTGTCACGATCCAAGTCATTTCAAGGCAAAACACTTCAGGAATTTCCAGACCAAGTATTATCTGTTACCCCTACACTGAATCACGTGAAGTCAGGATTAACCAGATCATAACAACAAAGTCGAAGCATGACGACATTTGAGTAGCAGGTATGAGATTTGGAACGGTTAAGCCGTGATTCAGTTCAGGGGGATTCAGTCGTGTCTGCAGCCCCCTGTTGTGTTTGAAAGTCATGACAGGATGTGTTTGTAGTTTGTGCACAAGTCTGCTTTGATTTTACTTCGACGGTGAAGCCGGTCTTAAACATTCCTAGTTAAATCTCATCTCGTCTGCTTGTGCTCGAGCAGAATTTTAGTGCTTCAGGACACTTGAACTTTATTCTCTTACTACTATCTCACACACTAATTAGAGATCACACAAAATTCCAGCTAAAATACGCTGCCTACAAATAATTACCCAGAGGGAGGTTAAACAGAGGGAGTGCATTTCAATTACAACTGGGTTGAGTAGAGATGAAGAAGATCCGCCAACGTCAACTGGTCATTTTCAGCCCCATAAGGAAATGGCAGAAATAAACAGGAAGCAAACAGGAAGCATCAGTGTCTGTGCAAACGTTTTAGAGAGTCACTCATGCATTGTGAGGATGACCTGTCAAACTACCAATCTAAACCGTCGCCCTACACACACAGTGTGTCTGAATGAGCTGTGAAGCCTAATTTCAGGGAATTGTGGCTATAAAGAAAAGACCGAGAACAATATAATCAGGTATTtgaagtgtgtttatgtgtttgagGATGGTTTAGGGAGTGCCCTATTCTATTACAGTCCTTGAGATTGTTCcaggcctcttcacacacaatggCTCCTTATTGTTATCAGTTTCCATTCTGCAGTCGTTTCACACAAGAGCACTCACCGCACAGGCAACTTTTTAGCTCTATTTATAGCAACCATTACAACacagaaatgtagtttttaagtGGGTGTGCATTGTGAGAAAAATCAATGTGTGTTAATGTGGCTCTTTCAAGCGCACATAACCATGTGCGTACATTTGTTTGCATGAGCTTTTGTTTTCGGCTACGCAGTCTACACTTTTAGTTCCTCTGGAGTTTAAGCCTTCTGTTTGCAGCTGATTATAGCCCATCCAGCCTGAGCATGGTGCGCTCTGTTAAGACTACAATGCCCACAAATTAGCAGCTCTGTACAGAGATGGAGCCTACAAAACATACCTCATCGAGGCAGTCAGCAGGCACTTTGTGTGATCTCTCTCAGCTACTACAGGAAATCTCTTCACTCACGCCTCGTCTACCGCTCTCTAGTCTCGCAGAGTGCTGTCAGAATTAGGCCTTAAAAAGTTAGTTACTTTTTTATTAGGGCTGAGTATTTTGAGGTATTATCTATGCTGGTATTTAACTCGAAAATGTAGAGAGCATACAAATTAATCTGCAAGAAACTTTTACAGTAACTCATTAGTACCAACTTGTTGATAGGCATTTGCATGAGTCTGTGGatgtatgcatgtatatatGCACGTTCTGTGCATAAGAGTGCTTACTGCAGTATTGTTGAGAGAGCATAAAGGTCACTACATCCTGAAATTGATGAATACTTTCCGCTTGTTTGGTGGTTGTTCTGGGAAAGTGCTTGAACGGCACTTCCTCAGCAAGGTCaagattttctgtgtgtttatatgagCACTGGGGAGGAGTATTTTACACTTAACGGCACATCAGACACTCAGAATTATGACTTATTCATAACCCAGTGATCAAGGCGCTGTGGGTGAGAGGCCTTTGCTTCCCTGTTGCTTTTGATAGATACATATCTTGAAACAGCCAGATCTTTGTTACTGCagctctctctgtgcttgtggatTCGCTCTCATTGATATGCATCATCCCTAACACTGACAGACCATGGAGACTCTTTCATGAATCGTCCCTGATGCTGAGTTTGATGTTACGGTAGATATGCAACAGGATGAAAGATGTTCAGCGGTAATGTGGTTCTGAATCTGATCTCGAACCTGCTTTATCCCACGCTGCTCTCCCGTCCTGACACAAACCAAGCCTGCTGCACAGCATTACAAGCATGTAGTGGGGGCCCCGAGCCAACTTACACACAGCCTTCTAATACTTCATTCAACAAGCCAACATGAACAGTCTCCTTGCTGCTATGAGACAAACTTTTTCTCATGGAATTTACAAAAAATGCAGTCTGTGGGCCAACAGCCAGCCATGTGGACCACAGGTTAGAGATTAACCTGTTGTCCAAGCAGTTTGTATGCCCAGTAAAGTTTCTACTAATGAAACGAAATGTCCGTTTGACTCCAAGCCCCAGACAAAGCAGCAGACACATATGTGGGTCAGTCAGCTAGCCGTTAGAGGAAGCCGCTGAGGAGTTAATTGGTCTGAGATATCAGCAACAGTGCTGGTAGCATGCCAAGGTGCTGAGGTAATGAGTGCAGGCCACTGTAGTCTGTTCTGAAGGGTGAAAGTGAATGAGGACTGAAGGTGGGTGGTTAAGAGATCTAAAGCATGTTGACCCAGATTATTTGGTGAAGGGAGGGTAGACGCAGCCATTAAATTGGGAAAGAAAGTCCATTCATGGACATAAATTAGAAGCTGTGAGagacaataaaaatacaattgtTTTTCTGTGATGAGCCTGTTTAGAAAAGCATGTGTGAGCTGGTAGATCAGCCGCCCATACCAGATGACCCCCCTGTTAATTTGGATAGAGATCCCCCAGTAGCAAATTTTTCATAACCTGAACCATAAGCCCTAAGTCGAGCTCTGCTCTGTGCTGCTCATCTGG
It includes:
- the LOC116328395 gene encoding LHFPL tetraspan subfamily member 2a protein-like — encoded protein: MCHVIVTCRSMLWTLLSIVVAFAELIAFMSPDWLLGSPRNDTSGIRAGVDSGYRPSLGLYNRCLRIGTPQVNCGPYATTFGEVASGFWQAAMLFLAAGTLVLGCVAFISIFSLCFQSILKKSIFNICGLLQAVAGLLLMVGLMLYPAGWGSDKVKFYCGPDALPFRPFNCSLGWAFYTAIGGLLGTFLCAVLSAQAEIATSSDKVQEEIEDGKSLICLL